From Maniola hyperantus chromosome 28, iAphHyp1.2, whole genome shotgun sequence, one genomic window encodes:
- the LOC117995040 gene encoding larval cuticle protein LCP-17-like isoform X1, whose amino-acid sequence MSEKLVLVVLLVAYASADVSHIVGKTGEANAQILTQELDTGLEGQYRWTYETENGISASEQGAPKIVPGAENPAEVVQGSARWTAPGGELVQLEYTADENGYNARGSHIPTSPPIPDAIVRALEYIRANPPKEIN is encoded by the exons ATGTCAGAG AAACTAGTACTCGTCGTCCTCCTAGTGGCCTACGCGTCCGCCGACGTGTCCCACATCGTGGGCAAGACGGGCGAGGCCAACGCCCAGATCCTCACCCAGGAGCTGGACACGGGGCTGGAGGGGCAGTACCGCTGGACCTACGAGACCGAGAACGGCATCTCTGCGAGCGAGCAGGGCGCACCAAAGATTGTGCCTGGA GCCGAGAACCCGGCGGAGGTGGTGCAGGGCTCCGCGCGCTGGACGGCCCCGGGCGGGGAGCTCGTGCAGCTGGAGTACACCGCAGACGAGAACGGCTACAATGCTAGG GGTTCCCACATCCCCACCTCTCCCCCCATCCCGGACGCCATCGTCCGCGCCCTGGAGTACATCCGAGCCAACCCACCAAAGGaaattaactaa
- the LOC117995040 gene encoding larval cuticle protein LCP-17-like isoform X2: MKLVLVVLLVAYASADVSHIVGKTGEANAQILTQELDTGLEGQYRWTYETENGISASEQGAPKIVPGAENPAEVVQGSARWTAPGGELVQLEYTADENGYNARGSHIPTSPPIPDAIVRALEYIRANPPKEIN; encoded by the exons ATG AAACTAGTACTCGTCGTCCTCCTAGTGGCCTACGCGTCCGCCGACGTGTCCCACATCGTGGGCAAGACGGGCGAGGCCAACGCCCAGATCCTCACCCAGGAGCTGGACACGGGGCTGGAGGGGCAGTACCGCTGGACCTACGAGACCGAGAACGGCATCTCTGCGAGCGAGCAGGGCGCACCAAAGATTGTGCCTGGA GCCGAGAACCCGGCGGAGGTGGTGCAGGGCTCCGCGCGCTGGACGGCCCCGGGCGGGGAGCTCGTGCAGCTGGAGTACACCGCAGACGAGAACGGCTACAATGCTAGG GGTTCCCACATCCCCACCTCTCCCCCCATCCCGGACGCCATCGTCCGCGCCCTGGAGTACATCCGAGCCAACCCACCAAAGGaaattaactaa